The nucleotide window GGGCTTCATATTTTTGTACTTCTCTATCATGGATTGCTTCAACGCCTGATAGTCCGCGCTTTCGGAGGGCTTTTCCGCCGATAGAAGAAGAAAAGGCATAAAAAGTAAAAGTATTATATAACGCATTTGCGCTCCTTATACAATCTGTTTCCGAAGATCGATCAGCTTCCGCATATGGAGGGATTCCCGTTCTGCGAGGCTTCCGAACGCGGCGGCGAGTTTCGGTAACGGGGTATGCGCGGCGAGCGATCGGTAAAATTCCACCGAGTCGTTCTCATGCGCGATCGCCCGTTCTACCGCAGTCTGTAAATCTCCTATCGACGCGATACCCGCGCCGCCGGGATGTTTCCCGGGATATCCCTCCGGCAGAGTTTCTATTGCCTCAGCGGTATCTTGAATATCCGCGCTTACCAGCGCTTCCAGTTCGCGGTGATGCTTCAGTTCGTCGCCGGCGATCTCACGGAACACCGCGCACACGGTTTCGTTATCGAACGTACAGGCATATTTTTCGTAATCGTTGACGCTGCTCTTCTCGAACTCGAGCGCCATCCGCAGGGCGAAACGTTCCAGCGCGCCGGGTTTCCATTCCCGCTCGGCGGGCGCGGCCTTGATAATCCCCTCCTTTCCGGTGAGGGTGGTATAGAGCAGGATTCCCCCGAAGACGAGGAACAGCACGGCGGCGGCGATTTTTATCACTTTCTCCGGGAGCACCGATTTCAGCGCGGAACCGACCAATGTCGCGATCAAAGTCGATACCACAAGCGCGAGCGACGCGCCGATAAACACCGACCACGGGGATTTCGACCCCGCTGACGCGGCAAGCGCGGTCAGTTGGGTTTTATCTCCGAGTTCGGCGAGAAATACCAGGGCGAACGTACTGAATAACAGTTTCCAATCCATTTTTACCCTCCGCTCGGCGGACTATTTTAATATATCCGCGATAGCTGAAAATCCCGACGTTACCGCGATATCGTAAGGCGTTTTATTATGAAAGTTCCGCTTCTCTTTATCGATTCCCATCGTTAGCAGGAATTTCAGCGCGCCGTAATTCCCGCATCCCGCCGCGACATGCAGGAGGTTTTCTCCCATCGTGTCGGCAGATTTCACGTCCGCGCCGTGTTCCGCGAAATACTTCACCGCGTCGTTATTCGCGCGCAGCACCGTATAGAAAATAGGCGTCCAACCATACTTGTCCTTGATATTCGGGTTCGCGCCCTTCGAGATCAGCATATCGACCGTGAAAACATCCCCGTTATACGCGGCGTAAAATAACGGAGTCCATCCGTAGGCGTCCGGCGGGTCGATAACCGCCCCGTGCTGTATCAGGATGTCCGCGATACCCGTATTCCGGTACTTGACCGCGATATGAAGCGGGGTGAGTTTATCATGATCCGCCGCGTTCTGTTTAATCCCCATCGACAGCATGAGTATTACAGCATCGGAAATCCCCGATTTCACCGCGTAGCAGAGCGGCGTCCATTCCTTATTATCCTTCGCCTCGAGCGCCCCCTTGTTACTGCAAAGGGTTTCTATCGCGGCGTACATTTTATATTCGGCGGCGTAATGCAGGGTGTTCTTCCCGCTGTAGTCCTGCGCGTACAGCCCCGCCCCTTTCCGCGCGAGCATCAGGAAGATATTAGTATCCCCGCCGATTATCGCGTGATGGATACAAAGCCGGCCGGCGTTA belongs to Brevinematales bacterium and includes:
- a CDS encoding TMEM165/GDT1 family protein, yielding MDWKLLFSTFALVFLAELGDKTQLTALAASAGSKSPWSVFIGASLALVVSTLIATLVGSALKSVLPEKVIKIAAAVLFLVFGGILLYTTLTGKEGIIKAAPAEREWKPGALERFALRMALEFEKSSVNDYEKYACTFDNETVCAVFREIAGDELKHHRELEALVSADIQDTAEAIETLPEGYPGKHPGGAGIASIGDLQTAVERAIAHENDSVEFYRSLAAHTPLPKLAAAFGSLAERESLHMRKLIDLRKQIV